One genomic segment of Marinobacter sp. F4206 includes these proteins:
- a CDS encoding MBL fold metallo-hydrolase produces the protein MKYRIIPVTPFQQNCTLIWCETTRKAAVVDPGGDLDRIRAAVREEDVSVEKILLTHAHIDHAGGTAELARELAVPIEGPHREDHFWIAGLPQQAQMFGFPTPETFTPDRWLTDGEAVTVGDQTLQVLHCPGHTPGHVVFFHQASRLALVGDVLFHGSIGRTDFPKGDHATLIRSIREKLFPLGDDVAFIPGHGPMSTFGEERATNPFVSDHRG, from the coding sequence ATGAAATACCGCATCATCCCGGTTACTCCCTTTCAGCAGAACTGCACGCTGATCTGGTGCGAAACGACCAGGAAAGCGGCGGTGGTGGATCCGGGTGGCGATCTTGATCGAATTCGCGCAGCCGTCAGAGAAGAAGACGTTAGCGTTGAAAAAATCCTGCTAACCCACGCTCACATTGACCACGCCGGCGGCACGGCGGAACTGGCAAGGGAGTTGGCCGTACCGATCGAGGGCCCGCACCGGGAGGACCACTTCTGGATCGCAGGCCTACCCCAGCAGGCGCAGATGTTTGGCTTCCCAACACCCGAGACCTTCACTCCGGACCGCTGGCTGACCGACGGTGAAGCGGTGACTGTCGGAGATCAAACCCTGCAGGTGCTGCACTGCCCGGGCCACACGCCCGGCCATGTCGTGTTTTTCCATCAGGCGTCGAGGCTGGCACTGGTTGGCGACGTCCTCTTTCATGGCTCCATTGGCCGCACCGATTTCCCGAAAGGCGACCACGCCACGCTGATCCGGTCGATTCGGGAGAAACTGTTCCCCCTGGGGGACGATGTCGCTTTTATCCCGGGACACGGCCCCATGTCCACGTTCGGAGAAGAGCGCGCCACAAACCCGTTTGTCTCAGACCATCGTGGTTAG
- a CDS encoding DUF3365 domain-containing protein yields MTKLIVTTAVLLSILSMPASAQPAAQSTDEMVNEARAMVKAFGGSLKQALQAAIKEGGLTNGIGVCKTVAPEIAASNSNDEWRISRTSLKVRNSNNAPTDWQAIQLQAMKKQPVKNGKPVEVWQVSEASGQPEFQYMSAIPTQKLCLGCHGDSIDPKVKAKLAELYPEDKATGFSEGDLRGAFVVTRKIPAPE; encoded by the coding sequence ATGACTAAGCTGATTGTTACAACTGCCGTGCTACTTTCAATTCTCTCCATGCCGGCTTCAGCCCAACCGGCGGCGCAGTCCACGGATGAAATGGTCAACGAGGCGCGCGCGATGGTAAAAGCGTTCGGTGGCTCTCTTAAACAGGCGCTGCAGGCGGCCATCAAGGAAGGCGGTCTCACCAACGGAATTGGAGTCTGTAAAACCGTAGCGCCCGAAATCGCCGCCAGCAACAGCAACGACGAATGGAGAATCAGCCGAACAAGCCTGAAAGTCCGGAACTCGAATAATGCCCCGACAGACTGGCAGGCAATCCAACTTCAGGCCATGAAAAAGCAGCCGGTGAAAAACGGCAAGCCGGTAGAGGTGTGGCAGGTTTCCGAGGCGTCTGGACAGCCTGAATTCCAGTACATGAGCGCAATTCCGACTCAAAAGCTCTGCCTTGGCTGTCACGGCGACTCGATCGACCCGAAGGTAAAGGCCAAACTGGCCGAGCTATACCCTGAAGACAAGGCTACCGGGTTTTCAGAGGGGGATCTTCGCGGCGCATTTGTAGTGACCCGAAAAATTCCAGCACCCGAATAA